In Rickettsiella endosymbiont of Aleochara curtula, one genomic interval encodes:
- the prmA gene encoding 50S ribosomal protein L11 methyltransferase → MTVCLQLHLNTLREHTDAVSDFLENASALSITWQAIDEQSLYEPPLNSTPLWEQVKISAVFDEHTSVSTLMDALYQTFDEKIILASHSEILADQAWERQWLQDFKPMRFGKKLWICPSAYEPPLKTAVNIRLDPGLAFGTGTHPSTALCLEWLDAHPLQEKTVIDYGCGSGILAIAAMKCGAKHVTAIDHDPQALAATRMNADQNAIPPEKLKIFLPTDFQVQAPVDILLANILAQPLIDLAIYFRSLIKPGAYCVLAGILTEQIEAVQQVYSDAGFKIIDIRHQQEWASLVGRAV, encoded by the coding sequence ATGACTGTTTGCTTGCAATTACATCTGAATACATTGCGCGAGCATACCGATGCCGTAAGTGATTTTTTAGAAAACGCCTCCGCTTTATCGATTACCTGGCAAGCAATAGATGAACAAAGTCTATATGAGCCTCCGCTAAATAGCACTCCGCTTTGGGAGCAGGTTAAAATCAGTGCCGTATTTGACGAACATACGTCAGTTTCCACATTGATGGATGCTTTATACCAAACGTTTGATGAAAAAATTATTTTAGCTTCGCATAGCGAAATATTAGCCGACCAAGCTTGGGAACGACAATGGTTGCAAGATTTTAAGCCGATGCGCTTTGGAAAAAAGCTGTGGATTTGTCCTAGCGCTTATGAGCCGCCGCTGAAAACCGCGGTGAATATACGTTTAGATCCCGGCTTAGCTTTCGGTACCGGTACGCATCCGAGTACCGCCTTATGTTTAGAATGGTTAGATGCGCATCCCTTGCAAGAAAAAACCGTCATTGATTATGGTTGTGGTTCCGGTATTTTGGCAATCGCCGCTATGAAATGTGGCGCAAAACACGTGACTGCTATCGATCACGATCCACAAGCCTTGGCAGCAACCAGGATGAATGCCGATCAAAATGCTATACCACCAGAAAAATTAAAGATTTTTTTGCCAACTGATTTTCAAGTGCAAGCGCCAGTGGATATTTTGCTGGCGAATATTTTGGCACAACCTTTAATCGATTTAGCGATTTATTTTAGATCTTTAATTAAGCCAGGAGCTTATTGTGTATTAGCAGGGATTTTAACAGAGCAAATTGAAGCGGTGCAGCAAGTTTATAGCGACGCAGGGTTTAAAATAATCGATATTCGTCATCAACAGGAATGGGCGAGTCTGGTGGGGAGAGCCGTGTAA
- the hemA gene encoding glutamyl-tRNA reductase, whose protein sequence is MKLLACGINHETADVAIRERLSFNKDYLASSLRELLQDTQTEEAVILSTCHRTEFYCINGDAQTTMNWLYRHKKLPQDSLKSHWYVYQQEQALRHLLRLASGLDSKILGEPQILGQIKHAYTLAHSLGSVGAQFNRLFQYVFSVSKQVRCATDITAHPVSLAFAAVTCAKQIFAHLADTQVLLVGAGETIALVAKHLFAQGIRHFWIANRTPQSAEKLGKAIGGQAICLNAIPYFLAKADIIIAATSCEVPLLKKQMLEQALKERKRRPLFIADLGMPRDIESSVNELEDVYLYTLDDLHSMIQKNQQGRKAAAVKAESLIEEKVQQYLQQLKIKAAAPVICAYRQQAEQFRDAEVKKALALLKKGHAQDDIIKQLAYRLTNKLIHTPSVALSNAAKLNEKDLE, encoded by the coding sequence ATGAAATTGCTTGCCTGTGGAATTAATCATGAAACAGCCGATGTTGCGATCCGGGAACGGCTTAGTTTTAATAAAGACTATTTGGCGAGCTCGTTGCGCGAACTACTACAGGATACGCAAACTGAAGAAGCAGTGATTTTATCAACGTGCCATCGTACTGAATTTTATTGTATCAATGGCGATGCACAAACTACCATGAACTGGTTGTATCGACATAAAAAACTTCCGCAAGATAGCCTCAAATCGCATTGGTATGTTTACCAGCAAGAACAGGCTTTACGTCATTTACTACGTTTAGCCAGCGGTTTGGACTCTAAAATTTTGGGTGAACCACAAATCTTAGGACAGATAAAACATGCCTATACGCTAGCGCATTCCTTAGGTAGTGTCGGTGCGCAATTTAATCGATTGTTTCAATATGTGTTTTCTGTCAGCAAACAAGTACGTTGTGCCACCGATATTACTGCTCACCCCGTTTCTCTCGCATTCGCCGCGGTGACTTGCGCCAAACAAATCTTTGCTCATCTAGCGGATACACAGGTTTTGTTAGTGGGGGCAGGGGAAACCATTGCTTTAGTGGCTAAGCATTTGTTTGCGCAAGGCATTCGACATTTCTGGATTGCTAATCGTACACCTCAATCAGCGGAAAAACTCGGCAAAGCTATCGGCGGCCAAGCGATTTGTTTAAATGCGATTCCTTATTTTTTAGCCAAGGCCGATATCATTATTGCCGCGACATCCTGTGAGGTCCCGTTGCTTAAAAAGCAGATGTTGGAACAAGCTTTAAAAGAACGTAAACGAAGGCCTTTATTTATCGCCGATCTGGGCATGCCTAGGGATATCGAATCCAGTGTGAATGAATTGGAAGATGTCTACCTTTACACACTCGATGATTTGCATAGCATGATCCAGAAAAATCAACAAGGCCGAAAGGCTGCTGCGGTAAAAGCTGAGAGTCTGATCGAAGAAAAAGTACAACAGTATCTGCAACAATTGAAAATTAAAGCGGCTGCACCGGTTATTTGTGCGTATCGCCAGCAAGCCGAACAATTCCGTGATGCAGAAGTCAAAAAAGCCTTAGCCTTGTTAAAAAAAGGTCATGCACAAGATGATATTATCAAACAGTTGGCTTATCGTTTAACCAACAAACTGATCCACACACCGAGTGTCGCATTAAGCAATGCTGCCAAACTGAACGAAAAAGATCTAGAGTAA
- a CDS encoding MFS transporter, producing the protein MIQFFPLLLVCYEIINYLANDMYLPALPSMIHDLGINTRLAQQTVTAWFFGASSLHLLFGPISDRFGRRLVLLLGGVLFTTATWICALTSNIHVLLIARFVQGAVVATLSTAGYASIHETYNRKQAIQILALMSSVVMLAPAVGPLIGGIFLQWLSWRWIFVFLALGASITWLGLCCVMSETQSSTQRYMFRWSQVLINYRQIIKNKAFMFNLFIISFNVLAKVAWIVGGPFLIITQFKLNTLYFGLIQILVFGSQILGAHIVKRVIHRVEINRLINQGLSISLFASLLAVCLSFIFPDKLLGLVICLMIFCFGTALSGPLQRLCIEASPEPMGARMAVYATSISLFCSLASFLFSFTYTGNLLWFASLLFILASLASLVRWFSLKYFFSV; encoded by the coding sequence ATGATCCAATTCTTCCCTCTATTATTAGTTTGTTACGAAATAATTAACTATTTAGCCAACGATATGTACTTGCCGGCTTTGCCGAGTATGATTCACGATCTCGGAATCAATACTCGCTTGGCGCAACAAACGGTGACGGCTTGGTTTTTCGGTGCGAGTTCATTGCATTTATTATTCGGTCCGATCTCGGATCGATTTGGCAGAAGACTCGTACTACTGTTAGGGGGTGTATTGTTTACTACCGCCACTTGGATTTGTGCACTCACATCAAATATTCATGTTTTATTGATCGCACGTTTTGTTCAAGGCGCTGTGGTAGCGACTTTAAGCACGGCCGGTTATGCCAGCATTCATGAAACCTATAATCGTAAACAAGCCATTCAAATTTTGGCATTGATGAGCAGTGTCGTCATGTTAGCGCCTGCCGTTGGCCCTTTAATAGGTGGAATTTTTTTACAATGGCTAAGCTGGCGTTGGATATTTGTTTTTTTAGCGCTGGGTGCCAGTATCACTTGGTTAGGCTTATGTTGTGTCATGTCAGAAACGCAATCTAGCACACAACGCTACATGTTCCGATGGTCACAGGTGCTCATCAATTATCGGCAGATAATAAAAAATAAAGCCTTCATGTTTAATCTATTTATTATTAGTTTTAATGTCCTAGCTAAAGTGGCGTGGATCGTGGGCGGTCCATTTTTAATCATCACTCAATTTAAATTGAACACCTTATATTTTGGCCTGATCCAAATCTTGGTATTCGGCAGTCAGATTCTCGGCGCACACATAGTCAAACGTGTTATCCATCGCGTGGAAATAAATCGTTTAATTAATCAAGGCCTCAGCATTTCCCTATTCGCGAGCCTATTAGCCGTTTGTTTGAGTTTTATTTTCCCCGACAAATTGTTAGGACTAGTCATTTGCTTGATGATTTTCTGTTTTGGTACCGCACTTTCCGGCCCCTTACAACGACTCTGTATCGAAGCCAGTCCCGAACCGATGGGCGCGCGCATGGCCGTGTATGCCACTTCGATTAGTTTATTTTGCAGCTTAGCCAGTTTTTTATTTAGTTTTACCTACACCGGTAACTTGCTTTGGTTTGCAAGCTTACTGTTTATACTCGCCAGTCTCGCCAGTCTCGTACGCTGGTTTAGCTTAAAATATTTTTTTAGTGTTTAA
- a CDS encoding ABC-type transport auxiliary lipoprotein family protein: MPNFLRGIDFRKNKCFHKAACCLLSFLVLSACSIFEPIKTPPMHYFTLAMPDPDWDCCAQQGRATILVNQPRANAIYNSPRMIYIPACYQIQYFAQNRWADMPTQMLQSLLINSLQHTGYFQAIINTPSTTYYDWVLNTQLLSFQQEFITVPSRFRIAIRAQLIDARSRHVIATQDFVVVQTAAHDDPYGGALAANLAARKILNEINCFCLRNLS, encoded by the coding sequence ATGCCTAACTTTCTACGTGGCATTGATTTCCGGAAAAATAAGTGCTTCCATAAAGCGGCATGTTGTTTGCTGAGTTTCTTAGTGTTGTCGGCCTGCTCGATATTCGAGCCGATTAAAACTCCACCGATGCATTATTTTACGTTAGCCATGCCTGACCCCGATTGGGATTGTTGTGCACAACAAGGGCGCGCCACGATATTAGTCAATCAACCGCGTGCTAATGCGATTTATAATAGTCCACGCATGATTTATATCCCCGCGTGTTATCAAATCCAATATTTTGCACAAAACCGCTGGGCAGACATGCCCACACAAATGTTACAATCTTTATTAATCAATTCTTTACAACATACCGGTTACTTCCAAGCGATTATTAATACCCCTTCCACCACTTATTATGATTGGGTATTGAATACGCAATTACTCAGTTTTCAACAAGAGTTTATAACCGTTCCCAGTCGTTTCCGCATTGCAATACGTGCGCAACTCATCGATGCCCGATCCAGGCATGTCATCGCCACACAGGATTTTGTCGTCGTACAAACCGCAGCACATGATGATCCCTACGGTGGAGCGCTGGCTGCTAACCTAGCGGCACGAAAAATACTCAATGAAATTAATTGTTTTTGCTTAAGAAATTTAAGCTGA
- a CDS encoding MlaD family protein → MESKVNYTLVGAFVLILTVALIIFITWLSAGLSTKHYKTFLVIMHESVAGLGVNSSVKYNGVNVGTVKKISLNDQNPEQVRLMLQIEEHTPITEGTTATLNSQGLTGITYLALQGSDSNLNPIPLLPGEQYPIIKSAPSLFLRLDTTLRDLNNNMNQITHDINGVLGGENPILFRKILNNLSITSNHLAAQSKRLDAILINTARSTRAFPSLMNTLTQQTLPSTNQVLNNLSIMTDNLLELSDNLRQNPSILIRGQKPPPLGPGEQ, encoded by the coding sequence ATGGAATCTAAAGTCAATTATACCTTAGTCGGTGCTTTTGTTCTTATTTTGACCGTCGCCCTCATTATTTTTATTACTTGGTTATCGGCAGGGCTATCCACTAAGCATTATAAAACTTTTCTGGTCATCATGCATGAATCCGTAGCAGGCTTAGGTGTTAACTCTTCGGTTAAATATAATGGTGTTAATGTGGGTACCGTCAAGAAAATTTCTTTAAACGACCAGAATCCTGAACAAGTGCGCTTGATGTTACAAATAGAAGAACATACACCCATTACCGAAGGCACAACAGCCACATTAAATAGTCAAGGTTTAACCGGTATCACCTACCTGGCATTGCAAGGCAGTGATTCTAATCTAAATCCTATTCCTCTACTTCCTGGTGAACAATATCCTATTATTAAAAGTGCGCCTTCTTTGTTCCTACGGTTAGATACGACATTACGGGATTTAAATAATAATATGAATCAGATTACGCACGATATTAATGGCGTATTAGGTGGTGAAAATCCAATTTTATTTAGAAAAATTCTAAATAATTTATCTATAACGAGTAATCATTTAGCCGCGCAAAGTAAACGTCTCGATGCTATTTTAATTAATACTGCACGTTCAACACGCGCATTTCCGTCCTTAATGAATACCTTAACGCAACAAACGCTGCCTTCTACCAATCAAGTTTTAAATAATTTAAGCATTATGACGGATAATTTACTAGAACTCTCAGACAATTTAAGACAAAACCCCAGCATATTAATACGGGGACAAAAACCGCCGCCTTTAGGACCTGGAGAGCAATAA
- a CDS encoding ABC transporter ATP-binding protein, with protein sequence MQASDPIIKVENVKLTLAGQPIHRGINLQVQRGEIIGIVGGSGSGKSTLLREILALLTPTSGVIEVFGKNLSKISSAELLKLQCRWGVLFQQSALFTSLNVIENISFPLQEHTKLDKTTIQELALIKLLAVGLPMDSATKYPSELSGGMLKRAALARALVMDPELLLLDEPTAGLDPQGAEEFDALVLNLRSILGLTIVMVTHDLDTLWQITDKVAFLSAGRVLEFAPMVRLTQSKQAAIVAYFQGPRGRMTQHLYEGNHGI encoded by the coding sequence ATGCAAGCATCTGACCCGATTATAAAAGTCGAAAATGTTAAACTTACTCTCGCTGGTCAACCGATCCATCGCGGTATTAATTTACAAGTGCAGCGTGGAGAAATTATTGGCATAGTCGGAGGCAGTGGCTCAGGAAAATCAACCTTGCTGCGTGAGATTTTAGCTTTACTGACGCCTACTTCTGGTGTTATCGAAGTATTCGGTAAAAATTTAAGCAAGATTTCTTCAGCGGAGTTACTTAAGTTACAGTGTCGCTGGGGCGTATTATTTCAACAGTCGGCACTCTTTACTTCGCTTAATGTGATTGAAAATATTTCATTCCCGCTACAAGAACATACAAAATTGGACAAAACAACGATCCAAGAACTAGCTTTAATTAAATTATTAGCCGTAGGTTTACCGATGGACTCGGCCACAAAATATCCATCTGAACTCAGCGGTGGCATGCTAAAGCGCGCCGCGTTAGCGCGTGCTCTGGTCATGGATCCCGAATTACTGTTACTCGATGAACCCACTGCCGGTCTCGATCCACAAGGCGCTGAAGAATTTGATGCACTTGTATTAAATTTACGCAGTATTTTAGGATTAACCATCGTCATGGTCACGCATGATTTGGACACCTTATGGCAAATTACTGATAAAGTTGCTTTTTTAAGTGCAGGACGCGTTTTAGAATTTGCACCCATGGTACGTCTGACGCAATCCAAGCAAGCTGCGATAGTAGCTTATTTTCAAGGCCCACGCGGACGCATGACACAACATCTTTATGAGGGGAATCATGGAATCTAA
- a CDS encoding ABC transporter permease: MSTVNASITLSTQQENQIDCFGSWTLNGIHKKTLDQAFKKLNRNLSSPVILNAEAITRMDSSGAWQLYQWKKQLAKKSDVQFVGLSKKHLALFAMIEKAAQQLKPLPHAKRYTGLALLGKKVFEQWHELKSFLRFIGKTFITAWQTVWHPSQLRGRAILSIIENTGLDALGIIALLSFMIGIVITYQMGFQLRNFGATLFIIDLLGLVILREFAPLLTAIMIAGRSGSAFTAQLGMMKIKEEVDALNTMGVLPSQLLILPRIWGLLIALPLLTVWADIFGLLGGMAMTHNMLNISYTDFLQRFPKVVSPSSLIIGIGKAPVFALIIANTACFQGLRVSGSADSVGRQTTRSVVQGIFFIIVADALFSILFSQLNI, translated from the coding sequence ATGTCAACAGTTAATGCTTCTATTACGCTTTCAACCCAGCAAGAAAATCAAATTGATTGTTTCGGTTCCTGGACCTTAAATGGCATTCATAAAAAAACTTTAGATCAAGCCTTTAAAAAGCTCAATCGCAATCTAAGCTCGCCAGTCATTTTAAATGCTGAAGCTATCACACGCATGGATAGTAGTGGTGCTTGGCAACTTTACCAATGGAAAAAGCAGCTCGCTAAAAAAAGCGACGTGCAATTCGTGGGTTTAAGTAAAAAACATCTCGCACTGTTTGCCATGATAGAAAAGGCGGCGCAACAATTAAAACCATTACCTCATGCCAAACGTTATACCGGCTTAGCCCTATTAGGTAAAAAAGTCTTCGAACAATGGCATGAGCTTAAATCATTTTTACGTTTTATCGGTAAAACCTTTATTACCGCATGGCAAACGGTGTGGCATCCCAGTCAATTGCGTGGTCGTGCCATTCTAAGCATCATTGAAAATACCGGTTTAGACGCCTTAGGTATTATTGCCTTATTATCTTTTATGATCGGTATTGTCATAACCTATCAAATGGGTTTTCAATTAAGAAATTTTGGTGCAACGCTGTTTATTATTGATTTATTGGGCCTTGTGATATTACGTGAGTTTGCGCCGCTGTTAACGGCGATTATGATAGCGGGCCGCAGCGGATCGGCGTTTACTGCACAATTAGGTATGATGAAAATCAAAGAAGAAGTCGATGCCTTAAACACCATGGGTGTTTTGCCGAGTCAATTATTAATTTTGCCACGTATTTGGGGGCTGTTAATTGCATTACCGTTACTCACGGTTTGGGCAGATATTTTTGGCCTACTGGGCGGCATGGCCATGACACATAATATGTTAAATATTAGTTACACCGATTTCTTACAACGTTTTCCTAAAGTCGTTTCACCCTCCTCGCTCATCATCGGTATTGGAAAAGCACCTGTATTCGCATTGATTATCGCCAACACCGCTTGCTTTCAAGGTTTACGTGTCAGTGGTAGTGCCGATAGTGTCGGCAGACAAACCACACGCAGTGTGGTACAAGGCATTTTTTTTATTATTGTCGCCGACGCATTGTTTTCGATTTTATTTAGCCAGTTAAATATCTAA
- the prfA gene encoding peptide chain release factor 1, which translates to MKTSLFNRLTLIVERYEELTALLGDMDVIKDQNHFRDLSKEYVQLGPVVQCFQQYRTNLTILNQAEQCLHDADSAVRELAAEEIKFAQQKQVDLEKELERLLLPQDPNDQRNVFLEIRAAAGGDEAAIFAGDLFRMYSRYAENQSWTVEIIHMNPSEQGGYKEIIARITGAAVYAHLKFESGAHRVQRVPETEAQGRVHTSTCTVAILPEIDVVDDVKINPADLKVDTFRASGAGGQHVQKTDSAIRITHLPSGLVVECQDERSQHKNRARAMSLLQSKLLAAQKAKQQREEAETRRDLVGSGDRSERIRTYNFPQGRLTDHRINLTLYQLSDIMEGHLEPVIQSLTREYQADELAALGE; encoded by the coding sequence ATGAAGACCTCTTTATTCAATAGATTGACCTTAATCGTCGAACGTTACGAAGAATTAACCGCTTTATTGGGTGATATGGACGTGATTAAGGATCAAAATCATTTCCGTGATTTATCTAAGGAGTATGTTCAGTTAGGCCCTGTCGTACAATGTTTTCAGCAATATCGGACTAACTTAACTATCCTAAATCAAGCCGAACAGTGTTTACATGATGCCGATTCGGCGGTGCGTGAACTCGCTGCAGAAGAAATTAAATTTGCACAACAGAAACAAGTCGATTTAGAAAAAGAATTAGAACGCTTATTGTTACCGCAAGATCCTAATGATCAACGCAATGTGTTCTTAGAAATTCGTGCGGCTGCCGGAGGCGATGAAGCAGCAATTTTTGCCGGTGATTTATTTCGGATGTATTCCCGTTATGCAGAGAATCAGAGTTGGACGGTGGAAATTATCCATATGAATCCTAGCGAGCAAGGTGGTTATAAAGAAATCATTGCGCGTATAACTGGAGCTGCTGTTTATGCGCATTTGAAATTTGAATCCGGTGCACACCGCGTGCAACGCGTGCCTGAAACCGAAGCGCAAGGCAGAGTTCATACGTCAACTTGTACGGTGGCGATATTACCCGAGATCGATGTCGTGGATGATGTCAAAATCAATCCAGCCGATTTAAAAGTAGATACATTTCGTGCCTCAGGTGCTGGAGGACAGCACGTACAAAAAACCGATTCCGCCATCCGCATTACGCATTTACCCTCCGGTTTGGTGGTGGAATGTCAAGATGAACGCTCGCAACATAAAAACCGAGCCCGCGCGATGTCTTTGTTACAATCCAAATTATTAGCGGCACAGAAAGCCAAGCAACAACGCGAGGAAGCAGAAACACGTCGAGATTTAGTCGGCAGTGGCGATCGTTCAGAGCGTATCCGCACCTATAATTTTCCTCAAGGTCGTTTAACTGATCACCGGATAAATCTAACCTTGTATCAATTATCTGATATTATGGAAGGTCATTTAGAACCGGTTATTCAATCCTTGACGCGTGAATATCAAGCCGATGAATTAGCCGCCTTGGGCGAATAG
- the prmC gene encoding peptide chain release factor N(5)-glutamine methyltransferase — translation MLLISCWRSAIKELELSSPSAYLDTELLFGHVLGLTRAQLHSQHPDRLLTTRQQKNIQQLITRRLAGEPVAYLLGRQEFWSLSFEVTPEVLIPRPETELLVQKVLDTFGIEPRKIADLGTGSAAIVVALALSRPAWQFVASDCSPGALQVAERNIRRYHIQSIELRQGDWCQALLVDEKFDVILSNPPYLALDDPHLQTECALAYEPKNALISGEKGLNDLEIIIQQARAYLRKGGILFLEHGYQQAVFVEEFFLKYGYQQIKSYKDLAGHQRVSSGKWN, via the coding sequence ATGCTGTTAATTTCCTGCTGGCGTAGCGCGATAAAAGAGTTAGAGCTGAGCAGTCCTAGCGCTTATTTAGATACCGAATTGTTATTTGGCCATGTTTTAGGACTTACGCGGGCACAATTGCATAGTCAACATCCGGATAGGTTACTGACAACCCGCCAGCAAAAAAACATACAACAACTGATTACACGTCGACTAGCAGGAGAACCCGTTGCTTATTTGCTAGGTCGACAAGAATTTTGGTCATTGTCTTTTGAAGTGACACCCGAAGTACTTATTCCCAGGCCAGAAACGGAATTATTAGTGCAAAAAGTGCTTGATACCTTTGGCATTGAACCACGTAAAATAGCGGATTTGGGAACAGGCTCGGCGGCAATTGTTGTCGCATTAGCATTGAGTAGACCCGCATGGCAATTCGTTGCAAGTGACTGTTCCCCTGGTGCTTTACAGGTTGCCGAGCGCAACATCCGCCGTTATCACATCCAAAGCATAGAACTACGTCAAGGTGATTGGTGCCAGGCATTATTAGTTGATGAAAAATTTGATGTTATTCTTAGTAATCCACCTTATCTTGCATTAGATGATCCACACTTGCAGACGGAATGTGCTTTGGCTTACGAACCGAAAAATGCTTTAATTTCAGGGGAAAAAGGATTAAATGATTTAGAAATTATTATTCAACAAGCACGTGCGTATCTTCGGAAGGGCGGTATTTTATTTTTAGAGCATGGGTATCAGCAGGCAGTTTTTGTTGAGGAATTTTTTTTAAAATATGGCTATCAGCAGATAAAAAGTTACAAAGATTTGGCCGGTCATCAACGAGTTAGTAGTGGAAAATGGAATTAA
- the dksA gene encoding RNA polymerase-binding protein DksA, which yields MPVKRKPAAAKRRKKRTTAAKSTPTRKKATKRRKKRATTGVKTTRRRKRVGAAKKATRKPRRRKAATRKKTATRRKPATRRKTKKKAVSRVKKKPSKSKTSKKTSTSSRVTRSRKPIAKKKSTKVAKAKVIRAPSKKKQQQAKSDSQALPAVKQQPSIETKMAEHKKPKKESKKQRSLPETRLELTSINSEIDLNIAPYKERPGEDYMSSSQQAYFRRLLLQRKRVLLEDMGRTVHHLQDEGTSLPDISDRATQEEEFNLELRARDRERKLIKKIEEALQQLDEGHYGFCNSCGVEIGIRRLEARPTASLCIDCKTLDEIREKQTGG from the coding sequence ATGCCAGTAAAAAGAAAACCTGCGGCTGCAAAGCGACGTAAAAAACGCACTACAGCTGCAAAGTCCACACCTACACGTAAAAAAGCTACAAAACGAAGAAAGAAGAGAGCTACTACGGGTGTGAAAACTACGCGTCGTCGTAAAAGAGTAGGCGCTGCTAAAAAAGCTACAAGAAAACCACGTCGCAGAAAAGCGGCAACACGTAAGAAAACAGCGACTCGTCGTAAGCCTGCTACACGCAGAAAGACTAAAAAAAAAGCAGTTAGTCGGGTAAAAAAAAAGCCTAGTAAAAGCAAAACCTCAAAGAAAACGTCGACGTCCTCCCGTGTTACCAGAAGTAGAAAGCCTATAGCTAAAAAAAAATCAACAAAAGTAGCGAAGGCTAAAGTTATCCGAGCTCCTTCTAAAAAAAAACAACAGCAAGCAAAGTCTGATTCCCAGGCGCTACCTGCGGTAAAACAACAACCATCAATAGAAACTAAAATGGCAGAACATAAAAAACCTAAGAAAGAATCGAAAAAACAACGTTCTTTACCAGAAACAAGGCTAGAATTGACTTCTATTAATTCAGAAATCGATTTAAATATAGCGCCTTATAAGGAACGTCCTGGGGAAGACTATATGAGCTCGAGCCAGCAGGCGTATTTTCGCCGTTTATTATTACAGCGAAAACGCGTGTTGTTGGAGGATATGGGTCGAACGGTACATCATCTACAAGATGAAGGTACTTCTTTACCTGATATTAGCGATCGCGCGACTCAGGAAGAGGAATTCAATTTAGAACTACGTGCACGCGACCGTGAACGTAAACTCATTAAAAAAATTGAGGAAGCTTTACAGCAACTCGATGAAGGTCACTATGGCTTCTGTAATTCTTGTGGCGTGGAAATTGGTATTCGCCGCTTAGAAGCACGTCCTACCGCCAGTCTTTGTATCGATTGTAAAACTTTGGATGAGATTCGAGAAAAACAAACCGGTGGTTGA